The DNA region CCCCATCGGCGTCCGCCTGGTCCGCGTCGGCCCCGACGGCACCGGCCCCGGACACGGCCCCGCGCTGCTCGTGGAAGTCTCCGATCCGCTTCCGGACAAGCCCACCGAACGCCCCGCCGGACCCGACGACGAGGGCGGCCGCGGACTCCAGCTCGTGGCCTGTTCCGCACGCCGCTGGGGCACCCGTACCGGGCACGACGGGAAAACCGTGTGGTTCGAGCTGGCCCTCCCTGGTGAGTAAACAGGGTGGGACGACGATCAGCGGGACTCGGCCGGAAACGAACGAGACCACCCTGTGATCGTGAACGTCGTGCCGACGGGGGCCGTGGTGCTGAATACTTCGGTCATGGCCGGTCCGGTGCGGTGAGCTGGAGGGGACGGTCGCGTGAGCGAGATACCTGAGACGCCGAGTGGTGTCATGTGGCAGAACAGCCCGCCCGGGTCGATCTATGACTACATCCGGGTCGCCTCCTTCTCGATCGGCCCTGACGGGCTGGTCGACCAGTGGAGCAGGCGGGCCGTCGAGCTGTTCGGCGTGACAGCCGAGGACGCCAGGGGCAAGGACCCTGTGGACGCGTTCATGCCCCCCGACCTGCGCGACCGCGGCCACCGCAGGGTGCGCGAGATCCTCGACGGCAAGGAGTGGACGGGCCTCGTCCCGTTCCGGATCCCCGGCGAGGACCGCCCGCACGGCATCGCCGAGATGTATGTGATGCCCAGTGAGACCGAGAGCGGTGAGCGGGCCGCGCTGTGCATCGTGGTCGACGTCCGGGCGCTGCGCCGGATCGAGACCGACCTCGCCGCCTCGCAGGCCATTTTCGGCCAATCCCCTTTCGGTTTTCTGCTCTTCGGCACCGACCTCACCGTGAAGCGCGCCAACCGCCGTTTCGCCACCGTCTTCGGCGGCAACGCCGACGACCACCGCGGCCGCACCGTCCACGACTACCTGCCGCGCGCCGAGGCCGACCGGATGACCGCCGCGCTCCGCAAGGTCCTGGAGACCGGGGAG from Streptomyces fradiae includes:
- a CDS encoding ATP-binding protein yields the protein MIDTEGDCAEWHFPAEANAVRTARHAVRDTLRSWRLDHVIGDVTVLLVSELVTNSLRYASGPIGVRLVRVGPDGTGPGHGPALLVEVSDPLPDKPTERPAGPDDEGGRGLQLVACSARRWGTRTGHDGKTVWFELALPGE